A single window of Kitasatospora sp. HUAS MG31 DNA harbors:
- a CDS encoding serine/threonine-protein kinase has protein sequence MTAQPFDAPAPATFAPLSSDDPREIGGYRLRARLGAGGMGRVYLAHTPAGRPVALKVVRPELAEDPDFRYRFIQEVASARRIHGLYTAQVVDAGTDAATPWLATAFVPGPSLHQVVHRHGPLPERTVLLLLAGIAEALQAIHTAGVVHRDLKPANVLIAPDGPRVIDFGIARAADASPLTGTGLRIGSPGFMAPEQALGLPVTSATDVFALGALIAYTGSGTTPFGSGPEPVPLYRVVHEEPDLSRLPYGLHDLVRYCLAKNPEDRPDTAWLIEAARHHPTTGGDLHFSDGWLPQQVGGELHHHTDLPTTPVPPNTVLDPDRATADAPTAHVLPAPAPTRLGTVPAAGRRTARTPHRGARTALLTAAALIAGAAAAFLVLDNSDYLDDSGDQTAAITDTSAPSATTPSSHSTQAPVAGYTAAYTDRELTSPDSDYEFDLRAGKVTQDTTAWYLGREAGAFYVPEDSDAYIPPAGPLALPDCLKGIDTQPTTTLPFTTLRADRSFCVRAHGGEDIAIIRTLTAASNDGPVKVAITYYHRSA, from the coding sequence ATGACCGCACAGCCCTTCGACGCCCCAGCGCCCGCCACCTTCGCACCTCTCAGTTCGGACGACCCCCGCGAGATCGGCGGCTACCGCCTCCGCGCCCGGCTCGGCGCCGGCGGCATGGGCCGCGTCTACCTCGCCCACACCCCCGCCGGCCGCCCCGTCGCACTCAAGGTCGTGAGACCCGAACTCGCCGAGGACCCCGACTTCCGGTACCGCTTCATCCAGGAGGTCGCCAGCGCCCGGCGCATCCACGGCCTCTACACCGCCCAGGTCGTCGACGCCGGCACCGACGCCGCCACCCCCTGGCTCGCCACCGCCTTCGTACCCGGCCCCTCCCTCCACCAGGTCGTCCACCGTCACGGTCCGCTCCCGGAGCGGACCGTCCTGCTGCTTCTCGCCGGCATCGCCGAGGCCCTCCAGGCGATCCACACCGCGGGCGTCGTCCACCGCGACCTCAAGCCCGCCAACGTCCTCATCGCCCCCGACGGCCCGCGCGTCATCGACTTCGGCATCGCCCGCGCCGCCGACGCCAGCCCGCTCACCGGCACCGGCCTGCGCATCGGCTCACCGGGCTTCATGGCACCCGAACAGGCCCTCGGACTGCCCGTCACCTCGGCCACCGACGTCTTCGCCCTCGGTGCTCTGATCGCCTACACAGGATCCGGCACGACCCCCTTCGGCAGCGGGCCCGAGCCCGTCCCGCTCTACCGGGTCGTGCACGAGGAGCCCGACCTCTCCCGCCTTCCGTACGGACTGCACGACCTGGTCCGATACTGCCTCGCCAAGAACCCCGAGGACCGCCCGGACACCGCCTGGCTCATCGAGGCCGCCCGCCACCATCCCACCACCGGCGGCGACCTCCACTTCTCCGACGGCTGGCTGCCCCAACAGGTCGGCGGCGAACTCCACCACCACACCGACCTGCCGACCACCCCCGTCCCGCCCAACACGGTCCTCGACCCGGACCGGGCCACAGCCGACGCCCCCACCGCGCACGTCCTCCCCGCCCCGGCCCCCACCCGTCTGGGAACAGTCCCCGCCGCAGGACGCAGAACCGCGCGTACTCCACACCGAGGCGCCCGCACCGCGCTCCTGACCGCCGCAGCCCTCATCGCCGGTGCCGCGGCCGCCTTCCTCGTACTCGACAACTCCGACTACCTCGACGACTCCGGCGACCAGACGGCCGCCATCACCGACACCAGCGCCCCGTCCGCCACCACCCCGTCCTCCCACTCCACGCAGGCCCCGGTCGCCGGCTACACCGCCGCCTACACGGACCGCGAACTCACCTCCCCCGACTCCGACTACGAGTTCGACCTCAGAGCCGGAAAGGTCACCCAGGACACCACCGCCTGGTACTTGGGCCGCGAGGCCGGCGCCTTCTACGTCCCCGAGGACAGTGACGCCTACATCCCACCGGCCGGTCCCCTCGCCCTCCCCGACTGCCTCAAGGGCATCGACACCCAGCCCACCACCACCCTGCCTTTCACCACCCTGCGCGCCGACCGCAGCTTCTGCGTCCGAGCGCACGGCGGTGAGGACATCGCCATCATCCGCACGCTCACGGCTGCTTCCAACGATGGCCCGGTCAAAGTCGCCATCACCTACTACCACCGCTCGGCCTGA
- a CDS encoding methyltransferase domain-containing protein, translated as MRQIVNSQQFEAWNGEEGQHWSTRYDRWNAVNEGFNPLLLEAAAIGPGERVLDVGCGAGQTTRLAAGAAAKGSVLGLDLSAPMLARARALAAEEGLERIAFEQGDAQVHPLPTAGFDVAISRFGIMFFEDPVAAFGNIGRALRPGGRIAFVCMSDPARTEWVQVFDAVRAVLPLPPQDGGGPSGPGMFSLADPAVIHRVLGAAAFTDVRTEPVEAPGRFGRDAWDAADHVLGSGPVRHLASLLDPAGTDGRTGADRVRAALATALAAYERPTGVHLRTAAWLVTATRP; from the coding sequence ATGCGACAGATCGTCAACTCCCAGCAGTTCGAGGCCTGGAACGGTGAAGAGGGCCAGCACTGGAGCACCCGCTACGACCGCTGGAACGCGGTCAACGAAGGGTTCAACCCGCTGCTGCTCGAGGCGGCCGCGATCGGCCCCGGAGAGCGGGTCCTCGACGTGGGCTGCGGCGCCGGCCAGACCACCCGGCTCGCCGCCGGGGCCGCCGCCAAGGGCTCGGTCCTGGGCCTCGACCTCTCCGCCCCGATGCTCGCCCGGGCCCGCGCCCTGGCCGCCGAGGAAGGCCTGGAGCGGATCGCCTTCGAGCAGGGCGACGCCCAGGTCCACCCGTTGCCGACCGCCGGGTTCGACGTGGCGATCAGTCGCTTCGGGATCATGTTCTTCGAGGACCCGGTCGCCGCGTTCGGCAACATCGGCCGGGCCCTCCGCCCCGGCGGCCGGATCGCCTTCGTCTGCATGTCCGACCCGGCCCGCACCGAGTGGGTGCAGGTGTTCGACGCGGTGCGCGCCGTCCTGCCGCTGCCGCCGCAGGACGGCGGCGGACCCTCCGGACCCGGGATGTTCTCGCTCGCCGACCCTGCGGTGATCCACCGGGTTCTCGGCGCGGCCGCCTTCACCGACGTCCGCACCGAACCCGTCGAGGCCCCCGGACGATTCGGCCGGGACGCCTGGGACGCCGCCGACCACGTGCTGGGATCCGGACCCGTCCGGCACCTGGCGAGCCTCCTCGACCCCGCCGGCACCGACGGCCGGACCGGCGCCGACCGGGTGCGGGCCGCACTGGCCACCGCCCTGGCCGCGTACGAGCGGCCGACCGGCGTTCACCTTCGCACCGCCGCCTGGCTGGTCACCGCCACCCGCCCATGA
- a CDS encoding TetR/AcrR family transcriptional regulator: MSPRGVAIPDVRERLFAAAERVLAREGTAGLTNRAVTEEADCAKGLLYNHFADLDDFVAQLVLDRFGRIAAEIRPLPEQAGHGDVQDNLTRAALAMLGANGPAITAAAMSRHGVVQRVRQAWDTGAPGPGAVENALARYLEAEQRLGRVPAHADCAMLALALAGTVHHLRMHGSAASDDNPQLIRRLVATLVAVPGQPDLSA, translated from the coding sequence ATGTCACCACGCGGCGTAGCGATCCCCGACGTACGGGAACGGCTCTTCGCAGCAGCCGAACGCGTCCTCGCCCGGGAAGGCACGGCCGGACTGACCAACCGCGCCGTCACCGAGGAGGCGGACTGCGCCAAGGGCCTGCTGTACAACCACTTCGCCGACCTGGACGACTTCGTCGCCCAGCTCGTCCTGGACCGCTTCGGGCGGATCGCCGCCGAGATCCGCCCGCTGCCCGAGCAAGCCGGACACGGTGACGTGCAGGACAACCTGACGCGGGCCGCGCTCGCGATGCTCGGCGCGAACGGACCGGCCATCACGGCGGCGGCAATGTCCCGACACGGGGTCGTCCAGCGAGTGCGGCAAGCCTGGGACACCGGCGCCCCCGGCCCGGGCGCGGTCGAGAACGCGCTCGCCCGCTACCTGGAGGCCGAACAGCGACTCGGACGGGTCCCCGCGCACGCCGACTGCGCGATGCTCGCGCTCGCCCTCGCAGGAACGGTCCACCACCTGCGTATGCACGGCAGCGCCGCGTCGGACGACAACCCCCAGCTGATCCGCCGCCTTGTCGCCACCCTTGTCGCCGTACCTGGTCAGCCCGACCTCTCCGCTTGA